The following are encoded together in the Trichomycterus rosablanca isolate fTriRos1 chromosome 19, fTriRos1.hap1, whole genome shotgun sequence genome:
- the rprd1b gene encoding regulation of nuclear pre-mRNA domain-containing protein 1B — MSSFSEPALEKKLSELSNSQQSVQTLSLWIIHYRKHSSTIVRIWHKELKKAKSNRKLTFLYLANDVIQNSKKKGPEFTRDFEGVLVDACSHVARDTDESCRKHMERLLNIWQERSLYRADFIQQLKLAIEDSNSPRHKAADEKKGVKRTIQKVQEEEEDDEDDDYRTPYSPRETDVTAPQLTEDLVKALQDLENAASGDAAVRQKIASLPQEVQDVSLLEKIMDKDAADKLSKTVDEACLLLAEYNGRLAAELEDRRQLARMLTEYINTQKEALNEREKKLEEYKQKLARVTQVRKELKSHIQSLPDLSLLPNVTGGLAPLPSAGDLFSTD; from the exons ATGTCGTCGTTTTCGGAGCCTGCGCTGGAGAAGAAGCTGTCCGAGCTGAGTAACTCTCAGCAGAGTGTTCAGACGCTGTCCCTGTGGATCATTCATTACCGCAAGCATTCGTCCACCATCGTCCGCATCTGGCACAAAGAGCTGAAGAAAG CTAAAAGCAATCGGAAGCTGACCTTCCTTTACCTCGCTAACGATGTCATACAGAACAGTAAGAAGAAGGGACCCGAGTTTACCAGGGATTTTGAGGGGGTCCTGGTTGATGCCTGCTCACACGTAGCGAG AGATACAGATGAGAGTTGTAGGAAGCACATGGAGAGGTTGCTGAATATCTGGCAGGAGCGCAGTCTCTACCGGGCAGACTTCATCCAGCAGCTCAAACTGGCCATAGAGGATTCCAACAGCCCCCGACACAAAGCAGCAG ATGAGAAGAAAGGggtgaaaagaaccatccagaaggttcaggaagaagaagaagacgaCGAAGATGATGATTACAGGACTCCCTACTCTCCCAGAGAGACGGACGTGACCGCACCTCAGTTG ACGGAGGACCTGGTGAAGGCCCTGCAGGATCTGGAGAACGCTGCGTCCGGCGATGCTGCTGTCCGCCAGAAGATCGCCTCGTTGCCTCAGGAGGTTCAGGACGTCTCGCTGCTGGAGAAGATCATGG ATAAAGACGCAGCAGATAAACTGTCTAAGACGGTGGACGAGGCTTGTCTGCTGCTGGCCGAGTATAACGGGAGGCTGGCGGCCGAGCTGGAGGACCGCAGGCAGCTGGCGCGCATGCTCACCGAATACATCAACACCCAGAAGGAGGCGCTCAACGAAAGAGAGAAGAAGCTGGAG GAGTACAAGCAGAAACTGGCCCGGGTCACTCAGGTGCGCAAAGAGCTGAAGTCTCACATCCAGAGTCTGCCCGATCTCTCGCTCCTGCCCAACGTCACCGGAGGACTGGCACCTCTGCCCTCGGCCGGAGACCTCTTCTCCACCGATTGA